The genomic region CAATCCTGGCCTGGACTGCTTCATCCTTGAGCGTTTCTGGTTGCAATAGCGGAATGCCGTGTTCCAGCGCAAGACTTTTGACCGGGCTGGGCTTCAGCTTCAAGCCCCGGCCTGCAGGGCGGTCAGGCTGGGTCAGCACTAGGCTGACCTCATGGGAGGATTGAATCAAGGCTCTCAGTGCAGGCACTGCGAAGTCGGGAGTGCCAGCGTAGATGATTTTCATGTCGATCAGGCCCGCTCGCGCTGGCGTTTCTTGAGCTTGTTCTTGATACGGGTCTGCTTGAGGCTGGAGAGATACTCAACAAATACCTTACCCAACAGGTGGTCGATTTCATGCTGGATGCAGACAGCGAGCAAACCATCGGCCTTCAGCGTAAATGGCTTGCCATGTTCATCCAGGGCCTCCACCGTGACTTCTGCCGCACGCGTGACGGGCTCGTAGATCCCGGGCACGGAAAGGCACCCTTCCTCGTATTCCTGGCTGCCGCACTGACTGACGATCTTGGGGTTGATGAACACCTGCAGTGCAGAT from Methylobacillus flagellatus KT harbors:
- the def gene encoding peptide deformylase gives rise to the protein MAILDILTYPDPRLHKVAAPVEEVNDDIRQLVRDMAETMYAAPGIGLAATQVDVHKQVIVIDLSEDKSALQVFINPKIVSQCGSQEYEEGCLSVPGIYEPVTRAAEVTVEALDEHGKPFTLKADGLLAVCIQHEIDHLLGKVFVEYLSSLKQTRIKNKLKKRQRERA